The Chionomys nivalis chromosome 20, mChiNiv1.1, whole genome shotgun sequence genome includes a region encoding these proteins:
- the Ssbp4 gene encoding single-stranded DNA-binding protein 4 isoform X5 — MYGKAGKGCAPSDGQAREKLALYVYEYLLHVGAQKSAQTFLSEIRWEKNITLGEPPGFLHSWWCVFWDLYCAAPDRREACEHTSEAKVFQDYSAAAPNPVMGAMAPNDAMGAPGFFQPFMSSRFPGGARPTLRMPGQPPVGLPGSQPIIPGAMDPSPRAQGHPSLGGSMQRVTPPRSMASVGPQGYGTGMRPPPNSLASSQVLPSMNMGPGVRGPWASPSGNSIPYASSSPGSYTQGPTGGGAPGTPIMPSPGDSTNSSENMYTIMNPIGPGAGRANFPLGPGPEGPMASMSVMEPHHVNGSLGSGDMDGLPKNSPGAVGGLSNAPGTPRDDNEMAAAGTFLHPFPSESVSACVDSPPAAAAGRRGLAGRPRRGGRGARARP, encoded by the exons ATGTACGGCAAGGCGGGCAAGGGCTGCGCGCCCTCGGACGGCCAGGCGCGCGAGAA GCTCGCgctgtatgtgtatgagtaccTGCTACATGTAGGCGCACAGAAGTCGGCTCAGACCTTCCTGTCCGAG ATCCGCTGGGAAAAGAACATCACCCTGGGCGAGCCCCCTGGCTTCCTGCACTCCTGGTGGTG TGTCTTCTGGGACCTCTATTGCGCAGCACCAGACCGCAGAGAAGCCTGTGAACACACCAGTGAGGCCAAAGTCTTCCAGGACTAT AGTGCCGCAGCCCCCAACCCAGTGATGGGCGCCATGGCCCCTAACGACGCGATGGGGGCACCAGGCTTCTTCCAG ccCTTCATGTCATCACGGTTTCCAGGGGGTGCCCGTCCCACCCTAAGGATGCCAGGACAG CCTCCTGTGGGCCTCCCTGGGTCCCAGCCCATCATCCCTGGTGCCATGGACCCCTCCCCACGCGCACAAG GGCACCCCAGCCTGGGAGGCTCCATGCAGAGAGTGACACCTCCGAGGAGCATGGCCAGTGTTGGGCCCCAG GGCTATGGAACTGGCATGAGGCCCCCACCCAATTCCCTTGCATCCAGCCAGGTCCTGCCATCCATGAACAT GGGTCCAGGGGTGCGTGGCCCGTGGGCCAGTCCCAGCGGTAACTCG ATCCCCTACGCTTCCTCATCTCCTGGCAGCTACACG CAGGGACCCACAGGAGGAGGCGCCCCCGGAACACCCATCATGCCCAGCCCTGGAG ACTCCACCAACTCCAGCGAGAACATGTATACCATCATGAACCCCATCGGGCCGGGCGCCGGCAGGGCTAAC TTCCCGCTCGGCCCCGGCCCCGAGGGCCCAATGGCCTCTATGAGCGTGATGGAGCCGCACCACGTGAACGGATCCCTGG GCTCGGGCGATATGGACGGGCTGCCGAAG AACTCCCCTGGCGCCGTGGGCGGCCTGAGCAACGCCCCGGGGACCCCGCGCGACGACAACGAGATGGCGGCCGCCGGGACCTTCCTGCATCCGTTTCCGAGTGAAAGCGTAAGCGCCTGCGTCGACTCCCCACCCGCGGCCGCAGCGGGCCGGAGGGGCCTGGCGGGCAGACCCCGGCGGGGCGGCCGCGGGGCCAGAGCAAGACCATGA
- the Ssbp4 gene encoding single-stranded DNA-binding protein 4 isoform X7: MYGKAGKGCAPSDGQAREKLALYVYEYLLHVGAQKSAQTFLSEIRWEKNITLGEPPGFLHSWWCVFWDLYCAAPDRREACEHTSEAKVFQDYSAAAPNPVMGAMAPNDAMGAPGFFQPFMSSRFPGGARPTLRMPGQPPVGLPGSQPIIPGAMDPSPRAQGHPSLGGSMQRVTPPRSMASVGPQGYGTGMRPPPNSLASSQVLPSMNMGPGVRGPWASPSGNSIPYASSSPGSYTQGPTGGGAPGTPIMPSPGDSTNSSENMYTIMNPIGPGAGRANFPLGPGPEGPMASMSVMEPHHVNGSLGSGDMDGLPKNSPGAVGGLSNAPGTPRDDNEMAAAGTFLHPFPSESYSPGMTMSV, translated from the exons ATGTACGGCAAGGCGGGCAAGGGCTGCGCGCCCTCGGACGGCCAGGCGCGCGAGAA GCTCGCgctgtatgtgtatgagtaccTGCTACATGTAGGCGCACAGAAGTCGGCTCAGACCTTCCTGTCCGAG ATCCGCTGGGAAAAGAACATCACCCTGGGCGAGCCCCCTGGCTTCCTGCACTCCTGGTGGTG TGTCTTCTGGGACCTCTATTGCGCAGCACCAGACCGCAGAGAAGCCTGTGAACACACCAGTGAGGCCAAAGTCTTCCAGGACTAT AGTGCCGCAGCCCCCAACCCAGTGATGGGCGCCATGGCCCCTAACGACGCGATGGGGGCACCAGGCTTCTTCCAG ccCTTCATGTCATCACGGTTTCCAGGGGGTGCCCGTCCCACCCTAAGGATGCCAGGACAG CCTCCTGTGGGCCTCCCTGGGTCCCAGCCCATCATCCCTGGTGCCATGGACCCCTCCCCACGCGCACAAG GGCACCCCAGCCTGGGAGGCTCCATGCAGAGAGTGACACCTCCGAGGAGCATGGCCAGTGTTGGGCCCCAG GGCTATGGAACTGGCATGAGGCCCCCACCCAATTCCCTTGCATCCAGCCAGGTCCTGCCATCCATGAACAT GGGTCCAGGGGTGCGTGGCCCGTGGGCCAGTCCCAGCGGTAACTCG ATCCCCTACGCTTCCTCATCTCCTGGCAGCTACACG CAGGGACCCACAGGAGGAGGCGCCCCCGGAACACCCATCATGCCCAGCCCTGGAG ACTCCACCAACTCCAGCGAGAACATGTATACCATCATGAACCCCATCGGGCCGGGCGCCGGCAGGGCTAAC TTCCCGCTCGGCCCCGGCCCCGAGGGCCCAATGGCCTCTATGAGCGTGATGGAGCCGCACCACGTGAACGGATCCCTGG GCTCGGGCGATATGGACGGGCTGCCGAAG AACTCCCCTGGCGCCGTGGGCGGCCTGAGCAACGCCCCGGGGACCCCGCGCGACGACAACGAGATGGCGGCCGCCGGGACCTTCCTGCATCCGTTTCCGAGTGAAAGC TACTCCCCCGGCATGACCATGAGCGTGTGA
- the Ssbp4 gene encoding single-stranded DNA-binding protein 4 isoform X4 yields MYGKAGKGCAPSDGQAREKLALYVYEYLLHVGAQKSAQTFLSEIRWEKNITLGEPPGFLHSWWCVFWDLYCAAPDRREACEHTSEAKVFQDYSAAAPNPVMGAMAPNDAMGAPGFFQPFMSSRFPGGARPTLRMPGQPPVGLPGSQPIIPGAMDPSPRAQGHPSLGGSMQRVTPPRSMASVGPQGYGTGMRPPPNSLASSQVLPSMNMGPGVRGPWASPSGNSIPYASSSPGSYTGPTGGGAPGTPIMPSPGDSTNSSENMYTIMNPIGPGAGRANVSGGRCASPDGDPAGGGRPEPHAALCPQFPLGPGPEGPMASMSVMEPHHVNGSLGSGDMDGLPKNSPGAVGGLSNAPGTPRDDNEMAAAGTFLHPFPSESYSPGMTMSV; encoded by the exons ATGTACGGCAAGGCGGGCAAGGGCTGCGCGCCCTCGGACGGCCAGGCGCGCGAGAA GCTCGCgctgtatgtgtatgagtaccTGCTACATGTAGGCGCACAGAAGTCGGCTCAGACCTTCCTGTCCGAG ATCCGCTGGGAAAAGAACATCACCCTGGGCGAGCCCCCTGGCTTCCTGCACTCCTGGTGGTG TGTCTTCTGGGACCTCTATTGCGCAGCACCAGACCGCAGAGAAGCCTGTGAACACACCAGTGAGGCCAAAGTCTTCCAGGACTAT AGTGCCGCAGCCCCCAACCCAGTGATGGGCGCCATGGCCCCTAACGACGCGATGGGGGCACCAGGCTTCTTCCAG ccCTTCATGTCATCACGGTTTCCAGGGGGTGCCCGTCCCACCCTAAGGATGCCAGGACAG CCTCCTGTGGGCCTCCCTGGGTCCCAGCCCATCATCCCTGGTGCCATGGACCCCTCCCCACGCGCACAAG GGCACCCCAGCCTGGGAGGCTCCATGCAGAGAGTGACACCTCCGAGGAGCATGGCCAGTGTTGGGCCCCAG GGCTATGGAACTGGCATGAGGCCCCCACCCAATTCCCTTGCATCCAGCCAGGTCCTGCCATCCATGAACAT GGGTCCAGGGGTGCGTGGCCCGTGGGCCAGTCCCAGCGGTAACTCG ATCCCCTACGCTTCCTCATCTCCTGGCAGCTACACG GGACCCACAGGAGGAGGCGCCCCCGGAACACCCATCATGCCCAGCCCTGGAG ACTCCACCAACTCCAGCGAGAACATGTATACCATCATGAACCCCATCGGGCCGGGCGCCGGCAGGGCTAACGTGAGTGGGGGCCGGTGCGCCTCACCCGACGGGGACCCCGCGGGGGGCGGCCGGCCCGAGCCCCACGCTGCCCTGTGCCCGCAGTTCCCGCTCGGCCCCGGCCCCGAGGGCCCAATGGCCTCTATGAGCGTGATGGAGCCGCACCACGTGAACGGATCCCTGG GCTCGGGCGATATGGACGGGCTGCCGAAG AACTCCCCTGGCGCCGTGGGCGGCCTGAGCAACGCCCCGGGGACCCCGCGCGACGACAACGAGATGGCGGCCGCCGGGACCTTCCTGCATCCGTTTCCGAGTGAAAGC TACTCCCCCGGCATGACCATGAGCGTGTGA
- the Ssbp4 gene encoding single-stranded DNA-binding protein 4 isoform X6: protein MYGKAGKGCAPSDGQAREKLALYVYEYLLHVGAQKSAQTFLSEIRWEKNITLGEPPGFLHSWWCVFWDLYCAAPDRREACEHTSEAKVFQDYSAAAPNPVMGAMAPNDAMGAPGFFQPFMSSRFPGGARPTLRMPGQPPVGLPGSQPIIPGAMDPSPRAQGHPSLGGSMQRVTPPRSMASVGPQGYGTGMRPPPNSLASSQVLPSMNMGPGVRGPWASPSGNSIPYASSSPGSYTGPTGGGAPGTPIMPSPGDSTNSSENMYTIMNPIGPGAGRANFPLGPGPEGPMASMSVMEPHHVNGSLGSGDMDGLPKNSPGAVGGLSNAPGTPRDDNEMAAAGTFLHPFPSESVSACVDSPPAAAAGRRGLAGRPRRGGRGARARP from the exons ATGTACGGCAAGGCGGGCAAGGGCTGCGCGCCCTCGGACGGCCAGGCGCGCGAGAA GCTCGCgctgtatgtgtatgagtaccTGCTACATGTAGGCGCACAGAAGTCGGCTCAGACCTTCCTGTCCGAG ATCCGCTGGGAAAAGAACATCACCCTGGGCGAGCCCCCTGGCTTCCTGCACTCCTGGTGGTG TGTCTTCTGGGACCTCTATTGCGCAGCACCAGACCGCAGAGAAGCCTGTGAACACACCAGTGAGGCCAAAGTCTTCCAGGACTAT AGTGCCGCAGCCCCCAACCCAGTGATGGGCGCCATGGCCCCTAACGACGCGATGGGGGCACCAGGCTTCTTCCAG ccCTTCATGTCATCACGGTTTCCAGGGGGTGCCCGTCCCACCCTAAGGATGCCAGGACAG CCTCCTGTGGGCCTCCCTGGGTCCCAGCCCATCATCCCTGGTGCCATGGACCCCTCCCCACGCGCACAAG GGCACCCCAGCCTGGGAGGCTCCATGCAGAGAGTGACACCTCCGAGGAGCATGGCCAGTGTTGGGCCCCAG GGCTATGGAACTGGCATGAGGCCCCCACCCAATTCCCTTGCATCCAGCCAGGTCCTGCCATCCATGAACAT GGGTCCAGGGGTGCGTGGCCCGTGGGCCAGTCCCAGCGGTAACTCG ATCCCCTACGCTTCCTCATCTCCTGGCAGCTACACG GGACCCACAGGAGGAGGCGCCCCCGGAACACCCATCATGCCCAGCCCTGGAG ACTCCACCAACTCCAGCGAGAACATGTATACCATCATGAACCCCATCGGGCCGGGCGCCGGCAGGGCTAAC TTCCCGCTCGGCCCCGGCCCCGAGGGCCCAATGGCCTCTATGAGCGTGATGGAGCCGCACCACGTGAACGGATCCCTGG GCTCGGGCGATATGGACGGGCTGCCGAAG AACTCCCCTGGCGCCGTGGGCGGCCTGAGCAACGCCCCGGGGACCCCGCGCGACGACAACGAGATGGCGGCCGCCGGGACCTTCCTGCATCCGTTTCCGAGTGAAAGCGTAAGCGCCTGCGTCGACTCCCCACCCGCGGCCGCAGCGGGCCGGAGGGGCCTGGCGGGCAGACCCCGGCGGGGCGGCCGCGGGGCCAGAGCAAGACCATGA
- the Ssbp4 gene encoding single-stranded DNA-binding protein 4 isoform X8 translates to MYGKAGKGCAPSDGQAREKLALYVYEYLLHVGAQKSAQTFLSEIRWEKNITLGEPPGFLHSWWCVFWDLYCAAPDRREACEHTSEAKVFQDYSAAAPNPVMGAMAPNDAMGAPGFFQPFMSSRFPGGARPTLRMPGQPPVGLPGSQPIIPGAMDPSPRAQGHPSLGGSMQRVTPPRSMASVGPQGYGTGMRPPPNSLASSQVLPSMNMGPGVRGPWASPSGNSIPYASSSPGSYTGPTGGGAPGTPIMPSPGDSTNSSENMYTIMNPIGPGAGRANFPLGPGPEGPMASMSVMEPHHVNGSLGSGDMDGLPKNSPGAVGGLSNAPGTPRDDNEMAAAGTFLHPFPSESYSPGMTMSV, encoded by the exons ATGTACGGCAAGGCGGGCAAGGGCTGCGCGCCCTCGGACGGCCAGGCGCGCGAGAA GCTCGCgctgtatgtgtatgagtaccTGCTACATGTAGGCGCACAGAAGTCGGCTCAGACCTTCCTGTCCGAG ATCCGCTGGGAAAAGAACATCACCCTGGGCGAGCCCCCTGGCTTCCTGCACTCCTGGTGGTG TGTCTTCTGGGACCTCTATTGCGCAGCACCAGACCGCAGAGAAGCCTGTGAACACACCAGTGAGGCCAAAGTCTTCCAGGACTAT AGTGCCGCAGCCCCCAACCCAGTGATGGGCGCCATGGCCCCTAACGACGCGATGGGGGCACCAGGCTTCTTCCAG ccCTTCATGTCATCACGGTTTCCAGGGGGTGCCCGTCCCACCCTAAGGATGCCAGGACAG CCTCCTGTGGGCCTCCCTGGGTCCCAGCCCATCATCCCTGGTGCCATGGACCCCTCCCCACGCGCACAAG GGCACCCCAGCCTGGGAGGCTCCATGCAGAGAGTGACACCTCCGAGGAGCATGGCCAGTGTTGGGCCCCAG GGCTATGGAACTGGCATGAGGCCCCCACCCAATTCCCTTGCATCCAGCCAGGTCCTGCCATCCATGAACAT GGGTCCAGGGGTGCGTGGCCCGTGGGCCAGTCCCAGCGGTAACTCG ATCCCCTACGCTTCCTCATCTCCTGGCAGCTACACG GGACCCACAGGAGGAGGCGCCCCCGGAACACCCATCATGCCCAGCCCTGGAG ACTCCACCAACTCCAGCGAGAACATGTATACCATCATGAACCCCATCGGGCCGGGCGCCGGCAGGGCTAAC TTCCCGCTCGGCCCCGGCCCCGAGGGCCCAATGGCCTCTATGAGCGTGATGGAGCCGCACCACGTGAACGGATCCCTGG GCTCGGGCGATATGGACGGGCTGCCGAAG AACTCCCCTGGCGCCGTGGGCGGCCTGAGCAACGCCCCGGGGACCCCGCGCGACGACAACGAGATGGCGGCCGCCGGGACCTTCCTGCATCCGTTTCCGAGTGAAAGC TACTCCCCCGGCATGACCATGAGCGTGTGA
- the Ssbp4 gene encoding single-stranded DNA-binding protein 4 isoform X1, with amino-acid sequence MYGKAGKGCAPSDGQAREKLALYVYEYLLHVGAQKSAQTFLSEIRWEKNITLGEPPGFLHSWWCVFWDLYCAAPDRREACEHTSEAKVFQDYSAAAPNPVMGAMAPNDAMGAPGFFQPFMSSRFPGGARPTLRMPGQPPVGLPGSQPIIPGAMDPSPRAQGHPSLGGSMQRVTPPRSMASVGPQGYGTGMRPPPNSLASSQVLPSMNMGPGVRGPWASPSGNSIPYASSSPGSYTQGPTGGGAPGTPIMPSPGDSTNSSENMYTIMNPIGPGAGRANVSGGRCASPDGDPAGGGRPEPHAALCPQFPLGPGPEGPMASMSVMEPHHVNGSLGSGDMDGLPKNSPGAVGGLSNAPGTPRDDNEMAAAGTFLHPFPSESVSACVDSPPAAAAGRRGLAGRPRRGGRGARARP; translated from the exons ATGTACGGCAAGGCGGGCAAGGGCTGCGCGCCCTCGGACGGCCAGGCGCGCGAGAA GCTCGCgctgtatgtgtatgagtaccTGCTACATGTAGGCGCACAGAAGTCGGCTCAGACCTTCCTGTCCGAG ATCCGCTGGGAAAAGAACATCACCCTGGGCGAGCCCCCTGGCTTCCTGCACTCCTGGTGGTG TGTCTTCTGGGACCTCTATTGCGCAGCACCAGACCGCAGAGAAGCCTGTGAACACACCAGTGAGGCCAAAGTCTTCCAGGACTAT AGTGCCGCAGCCCCCAACCCAGTGATGGGCGCCATGGCCCCTAACGACGCGATGGGGGCACCAGGCTTCTTCCAG ccCTTCATGTCATCACGGTTTCCAGGGGGTGCCCGTCCCACCCTAAGGATGCCAGGACAG CCTCCTGTGGGCCTCCCTGGGTCCCAGCCCATCATCCCTGGTGCCATGGACCCCTCCCCACGCGCACAAG GGCACCCCAGCCTGGGAGGCTCCATGCAGAGAGTGACACCTCCGAGGAGCATGGCCAGTGTTGGGCCCCAG GGCTATGGAACTGGCATGAGGCCCCCACCCAATTCCCTTGCATCCAGCCAGGTCCTGCCATCCATGAACAT GGGTCCAGGGGTGCGTGGCCCGTGGGCCAGTCCCAGCGGTAACTCG ATCCCCTACGCTTCCTCATCTCCTGGCAGCTACACG CAGGGACCCACAGGAGGAGGCGCCCCCGGAACACCCATCATGCCCAGCCCTGGAG ACTCCACCAACTCCAGCGAGAACATGTATACCATCATGAACCCCATCGGGCCGGGCGCCGGCAGGGCTAACGTGAGTGGGGGCCGGTGCGCCTCACCCGACGGGGACCCCGCGGGGGGCGGCCGGCCCGAGCCCCACGCTGCCCTGTGCCCGCAGTTCCCGCTCGGCCCCGGCCCCGAGGGCCCAATGGCCTCTATGAGCGTGATGGAGCCGCACCACGTGAACGGATCCCTGG GCTCGGGCGATATGGACGGGCTGCCGAAG AACTCCCCTGGCGCCGTGGGCGGCCTGAGCAACGCCCCGGGGACCCCGCGCGACGACAACGAGATGGCGGCCGCCGGGACCTTCCTGCATCCGTTTCCGAGTGAAAGCGTAAGCGCCTGCGTCGACTCCCCACCCGCGGCCGCAGCGGGCCGGAGGGGCCTGGCGGGCAGACCCCGGCGGGGCGGCCGCGGGGCCAGAGCAAGACCATGA
- the Ssbp4 gene encoding single-stranded DNA-binding protein 4 isoform X2 — protein MYGKAGKGCAPSDGQAREKLALYVYEYLLHVGAQKSAQTFLSEIRWEKNITLGEPPGFLHSWWCVFWDLYCAAPDRREACEHTSEAKVFQDYSAAAPNPVMGAMAPNDAMGAPGFFQPFMSSRFPGGARPTLRMPGQPPVGLPGSQPIIPGAMDPSPRAQGHPSLGGSMQRVTPPRSMASVGPQGYGTGMRPPPNSLASSQVLPSMNMGPGVRGPWASPSGNSIPYASSSPGSYTGPTGGGAPGTPIMPSPGDSTNSSENMYTIMNPIGPGAGRANVSGGRCASPDGDPAGGGRPEPHAALCPQFPLGPGPEGPMASMSVMEPHHVNGSLGSGDMDGLPKNSPGAVGGLSNAPGTPRDDNEMAAAGTFLHPFPSESVSACVDSPPAAAAGRRGLAGRPRRGGRGARARP, from the exons ATGTACGGCAAGGCGGGCAAGGGCTGCGCGCCCTCGGACGGCCAGGCGCGCGAGAA GCTCGCgctgtatgtgtatgagtaccTGCTACATGTAGGCGCACAGAAGTCGGCTCAGACCTTCCTGTCCGAG ATCCGCTGGGAAAAGAACATCACCCTGGGCGAGCCCCCTGGCTTCCTGCACTCCTGGTGGTG TGTCTTCTGGGACCTCTATTGCGCAGCACCAGACCGCAGAGAAGCCTGTGAACACACCAGTGAGGCCAAAGTCTTCCAGGACTAT AGTGCCGCAGCCCCCAACCCAGTGATGGGCGCCATGGCCCCTAACGACGCGATGGGGGCACCAGGCTTCTTCCAG ccCTTCATGTCATCACGGTTTCCAGGGGGTGCCCGTCCCACCCTAAGGATGCCAGGACAG CCTCCTGTGGGCCTCCCTGGGTCCCAGCCCATCATCCCTGGTGCCATGGACCCCTCCCCACGCGCACAAG GGCACCCCAGCCTGGGAGGCTCCATGCAGAGAGTGACACCTCCGAGGAGCATGGCCAGTGTTGGGCCCCAG GGCTATGGAACTGGCATGAGGCCCCCACCCAATTCCCTTGCATCCAGCCAGGTCCTGCCATCCATGAACAT GGGTCCAGGGGTGCGTGGCCCGTGGGCCAGTCCCAGCGGTAACTCG ATCCCCTACGCTTCCTCATCTCCTGGCAGCTACACG GGACCCACAGGAGGAGGCGCCCCCGGAACACCCATCATGCCCAGCCCTGGAG ACTCCACCAACTCCAGCGAGAACATGTATACCATCATGAACCCCATCGGGCCGGGCGCCGGCAGGGCTAACGTGAGTGGGGGCCGGTGCGCCTCACCCGACGGGGACCCCGCGGGGGGCGGCCGGCCCGAGCCCCACGCTGCCCTGTGCCCGCAGTTCCCGCTCGGCCCCGGCCCCGAGGGCCCAATGGCCTCTATGAGCGTGATGGAGCCGCACCACGTGAACGGATCCCTGG GCTCGGGCGATATGGACGGGCTGCCGAAG AACTCCCCTGGCGCCGTGGGCGGCCTGAGCAACGCCCCGGGGACCCCGCGCGACGACAACGAGATGGCGGCCGCCGGGACCTTCCTGCATCCGTTTCCGAGTGAAAGCGTAAGCGCCTGCGTCGACTCCCCACCCGCGGCCGCAGCGGGCCGGAGGGGCCTGGCGGGCAGACCCCGGCGGGGCGGCCGCGGGGCCAGAGCAAGACCATGA
- the Ssbp4 gene encoding single-stranded DNA-binding protein 4 isoform X3, which produces MYGKAGKGCAPSDGQAREKLALYVYEYLLHVGAQKSAQTFLSEIRWEKNITLGEPPGFLHSWWCVFWDLYCAAPDRREACEHTSEAKVFQDYSAAAPNPVMGAMAPNDAMGAPGFFQPFMSSRFPGGARPTLRMPGQPPVGLPGSQPIIPGAMDPSPRAQGHPSLGGSMQRVTPPRSMASVGPQGYGTGMRPPPNSLASSQVLPSMNMGPGVRGPWASPSGNSIPYASSSPGSYTQGPTGGGAPGTPIMPSPGDSTNSSENMYTIMNPIGPGAGRANVSGGRCASPDGDPAGGGRPEPHAALCPQFPLGPGPEGPMASMSVMEPHHVNGSLGSGDMDGLPKNSPGAVGGLSNAPGTPRDDNEMAAAGTFLHPFPSESYSPGMTMSV; this is translated from the exons ATGTACGGCAAGGCGGGCAAGGGCTGCGCGCCCTCGGACGGCCAGGCGCGCGAGAA GCTCGCgctgtatgtgtatgagtaccTGCTACATGTAGGCGCACAGAAGTCGGCTCAGACCTTCCTGTCCGAG ATCCGCTGGGAAAAGAACATCACCCTGGGCGAGCCCCCTGGCTTCCTGCACTCCTGGTGGTG TGTCTTCTGGGACCTCTATTGCGCAGCACCAGACCGCAGAGAAGCCTGTGAACACACCAGTGAGGCCAAAGTCTTCCAGGACTAT AGTGCCGCAGCCCCCAACCCAGTGATGGGCGCCATGGCCCCTAACGACGCGATGGGGGCACCAGGCTTCTTCCAG ccCTTCATGTCATCACGGTTTCCAGGGGGTGCCCGTCCCACCCTAAGGATGCCAGGACAG CCTCCTGTGGGCCTCCCTGGGTCCCAGCCCATCATCCCTGGTGCCATGGACCCCTCCCCACGCGCACAAG GGCACCCCAGCCTGGGAGGCTCCATGCAGAGAGTGACACCTCCGAGGAGCATGGCCAGTGTTGGGCCCCAG GGCTATGGAACTGGCATGAGGCCCCCACCCAATTCCCTTGCATCCAGCCAGGTCCTGCCATCCATGAACAT GGGTCCAGGGGTGCGTGGCCCGTGGGCCAGTCCCAGCGGTAACTCG ATCCCCTACGCTTCCTCATCTCCTGGCAGCTACACG CAGGGACCCACAGGAGGAGGCGCCCCCGGAACACCCATCATGCCCAGCCCTGGAG ACTCCACCAACTCCAGCGAGAACATGTATACCATCATGAACCCCATCGGGCCGGGCGCCGGCAGGGCTAACGTGAGTGGGGGCCGGTGCGCCTCACCCGACGGGGACCCCGCGGGGGGCGGCCGGCCCGAGCCCCACGCTGCCCTGTGCCCGCAGTTCCCGCTCGGCCCCGGCCCCGAGGGCCCAATGGCCTCTATGAGCGTGATGGAGCCGCACCACGTGAACGGATCCCTGG GCTCGGGCGATATGGACGGGCTGCCGAAG AACTCCCCTGGCGCCGTGGGCGGCCTGAGCAACGCCCCGGGGACCCCGCGCGACGACAACGAGATGGCGGCCGCCGGGACCTTCCTGCATCCGTTTCCGAGTGAAAGC TACTCCCCCGGCATGACCATGAGCGTGTGA
- the Ssbp4 gene encoding single-stranded DNA-binding protein 4 isoform X9 → MGAMAPNDAMGAPGFFQPFMSSRFPGGARPTLRMPGQPPVGLPGSQPIIPGAMDPSPRAQGHPSLGGSMQRVTPPRSMASVGPQGYGTGMRPPPNSLASSQVLPSMNMGPGVRGPWASPSGNSIPYASSSPGSYTQGPTGGGAPGTPIMPSPGDSTNSSENMYTIMNPIGPGAGRANVSGGRCASPDGDPAGGGRPEPHAALCPQFPLGPGPEGPMASMSVMEPHHVNGSLGSGDMDGLPKNSPGAVGGLSNAPGTPRDDNEMAAAGTFLHPFPSESVSACVDSPPAAAAGRRGLAGRPRRGGRGARARP, encoded by the exons ATGGGCGCCATGGCCCCTAACGACGCGATGGGGGCACCAGGCTTCTTCCAG ccCTTCATGTCATCACGGTTTCCAGGGGGTGCCCGTCCCACCCTAAGGATGCCAGGACAG CCTCCTGTGGGCCTCCCTGGGTCCCAGCCCATCATCCCTGGTGCCATGGACCCCTCCCCACGCGCACAAG GGCACCCCAGCCTGGGAGGCTCCATGCAGAGAGTGACACCTCCGAGGAGCATGGCCAGTGTTGGGCCCCAG GGCTATGGAACTGGCATGAGGCCCCCACCCAATTCCCTTGCATCCAGCCAGGTCCTGCCATCCATGAACAT GGGTCCAGGGGTGCGTGGCCCGTGGGCCAGTCCCAGCGGTAACTCG ATCCCCTACGCTTCCTCATCTCCTGGCAGCTACACG CAGGGACCCACAGGAGGAGGCGCCCCCGGAACACCCATCATGCCCAGCCCTGGAG ACTCCACCAACTCCAGCGAGAACATGTATACCATCATGAACCCCATCGGGCCGGGCGCCGGCAGGGCTAACGTGAGTGGGGGCCGGTGCGCCTCACCCGACGGGGACCCCGCGGGGGGCGGCCGGCCCGAGCCCCACGCTGCCCTGTGCCCGCAGTTCCCGCTCGGCCCCGGCCCCGAGGGCCCAATGGCCTCTATGAGCGTGATGGAGCCGCACCACGTGAACGGATCCCTGG GCTCGGGCGATATGGACGGGCTGCCGAAG AACTCCCCTGGCGCCGTGGGCGGCCTGAGCAACGCCCCGGGGACCCCGCGCGACGACAACGAGATGGCGGCCGCCGGGACCTTCCTGCATCCGTTTCCGAGTGAAAGCGTAAGCGCCTGCGTCGACTCCCCACCCGCGGCCGCAGCGGGCCGGAGGGGCCTGGCGGGCAGACCCCGGCGGGGCGGCCGCGGGGCCAGAGCAAGACCATGA